The Carassius auratus strain Wakin chromosome 7, ASM336829v1, whole genome shotgun sequence genome contains the following window.
agtgtgaatgagaaCTAGTCAGGTGAAATCACTATTAATcagattgtaagagcagactgatttctttaaaaagaggGAAGAAGTGCTTTCAATCgttgtgttcttgttagcaaaGGTAACCGGCAAAGATGTGCAGCCATCATTGCTTTGCTTTAAAATGGCCTCAAGtgcaaggaaattgctacaaagaatattgcatcCCAAAGAACCATTTaccggatcatcaagaacttAAAAATGGAGCGGTTCAACTGCAGAGATGTCGTCTTCAGAATGTCTTTTAGACAATGGCCTGGTATCAGAAAGGacaggaaagaaggaaaaaaatcgaATTGatcggagaagaaaaggtgaacgctacaatgagtcctgtgttgtgccaacagtgaagaCTATTCATGTGTtgggttgcttttcaaccaagggagtAGTTTAATTatgcccaaaaacactgccatgaataaagaatggtatcaaaccTTCTGCAAGAGCAACTTCTTCCAATGATCCATGAGCAAATTGGTGATCCGTGTATTTTCCAGCATGATTGAGctccatgtcacaaagcaagagtaaTGAAGAAGTGGGTCGAAGatcattacatttaaagttttggATTCCTGGCCAGGCAACTCCccggatctcaatcccatagagaacctgtggttaGTCCTCAAAAGacgagtggacaagcagaagcccacagATTGTGATTAACTCCAAAAACaaataaggcaagaatggatcgcCAACAATTAGGATTTGCCCCAGAAACTAATATTCAGCATGCTAGAGCCaattgcagaggttatgaagaacaagggtcaacgCTGTAAACATTGTCTCATTTTGTTTGCCagtaaaagcctttaaaactttagatgctttatcatttgtttttcagtataacattgaaacatctggaaaaataatctacaaatactgacgCAACAAACTTTGCAGAAAActaaatttatgtcactgccaaaacttttggccatgattGTAGCATGCATACTAGCTCATTAATTGGGGATTGTTTGAAAGCTTAAAATATTCTGGTTGTAATTGTAATAATAGCATCACTAAAGTTGGATTCTGGACAGCATGAGCACAAGTGTGTATGTGTTGGCACGTGTTCACTACTGAGCACTCTCATATGAAATATTAGACGGACAGACCATGAAACAGAAAATTCCATTGTTCAGTGGCACTCATCAAACTGTCAGTTTTGAAATGCTTTGGCCTGTTGGTCATGTCACGCTGAGGGTAccaagaaaaaacagcatgaacagAACGTCATTTAGGTTTGCTGGTcatattaatttttattcaaaatgtttgcTTCCACTGTTAGGGATATGGAAATTCTGACTAATCTAAGTAACTGTTTACTCTAGAGTTTCTGCATTTTTTGGACCTTCTTGTGGTCCTTACAAAATTAACAGTTTACTTTACTGAATTGCAAATAGAGACTTTAAAGGTTTGATTCAGTCCCTCATTAACACAAAAAGGAAGcaacagagaagaaaaaatgCTGAAATCAAGTACAGACCGATCATACAAATGAGACAGGATGCAATAGGTAGTGCGGGCTCTTAATTTCCATGGAAACTGAGTTCAGCCTGAGATAAATTAAGGTTAACTGGCAGTGATTGTGACCAATACAAAGAATGAGAGAgacaaatatgtgcattatgGTTTAGCATTTAAGTTTCTTGTTAAACTGAAAAAGCCAGGCTATAATACTACCTCATAGTGGATAGTTAGACACTGAGAAAGCTGTGTGCAGAATGACATGATGGTGTGCACAACAACATGTAATGCCAAGCAGAAAGCAAACACCCCCCCAGTGAACTTCATACATGGATTCCAGGATCTAATTTGAGTCTGGCCAGCCTCTCCCCCTCTGCCTTTCCCCGATCCCCGCTTATAGATACCCTTGCCCCCCATTTCCGGCATGCAGCTGTCTTTTGAGATATTAATAAATCCAATGAGATGCTGTGACTGATGAATTGCATTGCAGTCCCCCAAGTCTCCTTTCACTATTGAGTCCAATATAATCTTGCTTGTTATTTTAAGATCAGTTTCTTTGAAACCGCCAATAGATTATGTAATGAGAAGTCTAGTTTAATGCATATGGCACCAATTCCTTAGGATATCTTAATTATCCATGGATGATGCCTTGGAGAGACTGTATTTCATGCTTCagtactaaaaaaatatatatatatatatatatatatatatttgtaaattgttTTTCCATACAATGATGGTCAAAGTTCAATGTACGGACACAAAGAAAACTTTTATCTatctaaatttaataaattataaatgtatgcatttagcagacacttttatccaaaggctaacagtttttacctaacgtgttccctgggaatagaACCCACATCcctacatatatatgtgtgtgtgtgtgtgtgatgcaaagAAAAAACAGTCACAATGGCTTGTTATTTTTGGGCAAACTGTCTCTTTAATTGAGTAAAGGTGGACTGCCAAGATCACTTAAGTGATGCTTTGTGTAGCATATGAATAGCAGATAAAGGGTTGGATGGACAGAGAGGCAGATGACCTGGTAGAGAGAAGTGACACCCTCAAAAATAGAACCCCACACAGGCAAAGGAGGCAGGGGGAACAGAAATAGCCTTGTTTAGACAGACACTCACACAGCTGCAGTCAAATTCATGTGCTCGTATCCCTAACTGTGCCCCCAGAACTAATCCAGTCAGCACAGCAACCAGGCAACATGTAAAACATAAACATCCCCCTCACAGGTGTGTTTGTGGGTCTTAGATATTGAGCATTAATCTAACAACTTACAGCTGAGTTTCTCTGTGCATCGGTCTCTTTTTGGTTTGTCACATATCCTGTCTGGCCTTGAAGTCAGTGTGAAAGTTCTTTCAGTCACACTAAgttactttaaattactttttaattatacatGATAATTAACTTTAGTGGAtcacaaatgtattttgttgCCTTATCTTTTGTCTTTAATTTACAGGTCATACTGAGCTTGACTCAGAACAGTGAGTTGGTAGTAGTTTCCCAtccaacaaaataaaagacaCCATGAAGACCTCAGACATTTTCCTTCTTCCTGCTGTGCTCCTCATGTTTCTCTTCCACTGCTGTCTTGCACAGAGCGAATCCGACCTAGTAGTACTAACAAGGTTGGGCCGTGTGCAGGGTGTACGCTTGCCTGTTCCAGACCGTAATCATGTGATTGCTTTCTTGGGCATCCCATACGCTGAACCTCCTATTGGGAAGAGACGTTTCAAAAAAGCAGAGCCCAAAAAACCCTGGAATGGAATCTTTGAGGCTAGAGACTACCCAAATGCCTGCTATCAATTCATAGACACCTCTTACCCAGGCTTTCCAGGTATCGAGATGTGGAACCCCAACAGAATGATGAGTGAGGACTGCCTTTACCTTAATGTGTGGGTACCTCCTACCCCTAGGCCCCAGAACCTCACAGTAATGGTCTGGATATATGGCGGCGGTTTCTATAGTGGCTCCTCCTCTCTTGATGTCTATGATGGCCGGTACTTGGCTTACACAGAAAAGGTAGTGGTTGTGTCTATGAACTATCGTGTTGGAGCTTTTGGATTCCTCACCTTCAATGGCTCATCCGAAGCACCAGGAAATGTGGGTCTCCTTGACCAGAGGCTGGCCCTTCAATGGGTCCAAGAAAACATCCACTTCTTCGGTGGTAACCCAAAACAGGTCACCATTTTTGGAGAAAGTGCTGGGGGAGCATCAGTTGGCATGCACGTTCTGTCACCGGACAGCCGCCTGTTCTTCACTCGTGCCATAATGCAAAGTGGTGTTCCTAACACCCCCTGGGCTACTGTTAGCTTTGATGAGGCCCGCCGGAGGGCCACCTTGTTGGGCAAACTTGTTGGCTGCAGCGAGGGTAATGATACTGAACTGGTTGACTGCCTGAGGAACAAACATCCACAGGAACTAATTGATCAGGAGTGGCAAGTTCTCCCCTATAGCAGCCTGTTCCGCTTTTCCTTTGTGCCCGTCATAGATGGCGTTTTCCTTCCAGACACCCCAGAAGCCATGATTAACTCGGGTAACTTTAAATACACTCAGATAATGTTGGGTGTAAATCAGGATGAGGGATCTTACTTCTTGCTGTATGGTGCGCCGGGATTCAGTAAAGACAATGAGAGTTTGATATCTCGAGAAGACTTCCTTGAAGGTGTGAAGATGGGTGTTCCTCATGCTAATGAGATTGGCTTGGAGGCAGTTATCCTTCAGTACACTGACTGGATGGATGAGAACAACCCCC
Protein-coding sequences here:
- the ache gene encoding acetylcholinesterase — translated: MKTSDIFLLPAVLLMFLFHCCLAQSESDLVVLTRLGRVQGVRLPVPDRNHVIAFLGIPYAEPPIGKRRFKKAEPKKPWNGIFEARDYPNACYQFIDTSYPGFPGIEMWNPNRMMSEDCLYLNVWVPPTPRPQNLTVMVWIYGGGFYSGSSSLDVYDGRYLAYTEKVVVVSMNYRVGAFGFLTFNGSSEAPGNVGLLDQRLALQWVQENIHFFGGNPKQVTIFGESAGGASVGMHVLSPDSRLFFTRAIMQSGVPNTPWATVSFDEARRRATLLGKLVGCSEGNDTELVDCLRNKHPQELIDQEWQVLPYSSLFRFSFVPVIDGVFLPDTPEAMINSGNFKYTQIMLGVNQDEGSYFLLYGAPGFSKDNESLISREDFLEGVKMGVPHANEIGLEAVILQYTDWMDENNPQKNRDAMDDIVGDQNVICPLQHFARSYAQHASLHSQPGSAAPGTLGWANSGLTNYNSANSNGAVYLYLFDHRASNLAWPEWMGVIHGYEIEFVFGLPLDKRLNYTAEEEKLSRRMMRHWANFARTGNPNINSDGNMDSRKKWPQYTATDQKLVSLNTEPLKVHKGLRTQVCALWNRFLPRLLNITDNIDDVERQWKVEFHRWSSYMMHWKSQFDHYSKQERCTDL